The genomic stretch TCTTGCGAGCCTCACAAATCTTTTCTCTCCCATTCGAAATATCGGGTTATAATAACCCATTAGAATGGTAGGCGAACCATAAAGCATTTTGGCATCGGCGGCCATCTCCATAGCTGACCATGGCGTCACTCCTCCTTTCAAGGCTTTCTCTGAAGTACTCTGGATAACAGGACCGTCGGCTACAGGGTCCGAGAAAGGGATTCCCACCTCCATTATGTCTGCGCCACCTTCTACGCATGCTTGGAAATATCGGAGAAACGAATTCTTATCCGGATAGCCAGCTGTAAGATAACAAATGAGGGTTCCCCTACCTTTGTTGCTCTCTCTCTCAAATACACTCCTGATCTGACTCATTCATATCCTTCCATTTCTATGACTGACTCTAGATCTTTATCTCCTCTTCCTGAGAGAGTTATAACTACGATCTCATCTCTTTCCATTTGCTTTGCTCGCTCCAATCCGGCATATATTGCATGTGCGGATTCAAGCGCAGGTATAATTCCCTCGGTGCGAGAAAGTTGGTGGAAAGCGGATAAGGCTTGTTTGTCCGTAACGCCTACGTAATCCACCCTCTTTGTATCTTTTAGATAAGAATGCTGTGGTCCTACACCTGGATAATCCAAACCCGCAGCGATCGAATGTGTTCGCGATATCATTCCATTATCATCCTGAAGAAGATATGATTTCGCACCGTGTAGCACTCCCACCTTTCCCTCACATAATGTGGCAGAAGTCCTTCCCGTACCCAGACCGCAACCAGCCGCCTCAGCACCAAGCATTCTTACTCGCTCATTATCAAGAAATGGATGAAAAGTACCGATGGCGTTACTGCCTCCACCAACGCAGGCTACTAAAAGGTCAGGAACATTTTGCTCTAACTCCATCAATTGTTCTCTGATCTCCCGCCCAATAACGCTTTGAAAGTCCCTAACTATCGTTGGATATGGATGAGGTCCAGCAGCGGTTCCAAAAAGATAGTAGGTATCACCTAC from Methanomassiliicoccales archaeon encodes the following:
- the trpB gene encoding tryptophan synthase subunit beta, whose translation is METRFGDYGGQYVPEVLISALRELESAYESYKDDIKFKEELEWYNRYYGGRPTPLYFAKNLTRLMGGAKIYLKREDLCHGGAHKFNNVIGQGLLCKRMGKTRIIAETGAGQHGTATAMAAAVLGLKAEIYMGEEDVKRQKMNVYRMRLMGAKLHVVRSGSSTLKDAVNEAMRDWATSVGDTYYLFGTAAGPHPYPTIVRDFQSVIGREIREQLMELEQNVPDLLVACVGGGSNAIGTFHPFLDNERVRMLGAEAAGCGLGTGRTSATLCEGKVGVLHGAKSYLLQDDNGMISRTHSIAAGLDYPGVGPQHSYLKDTKRVDYVGVTDKQALSAFHQLSRTEGIIPALESAHAIYAGLERAKQMERDEIVVITLSGRGDKDLESVIEMEGYE